Proteins encoded by one window of Salarias fasciatus chromosome 1, fSalaFa1.1, whole genome shotgun sequence:
- the atosa gene encoding atos homolog protein A yields the protein MTLDNMKPERDATEEFFEYDAEEFLVFLTLLITEGRTPEYSVKGRTEGLHCPPAQSAMPPLHKHECSDKLPQCRQARRTRSEVILLWRNSIPIMIEVMLLPDCCYGDECPPSDPISDPVIKQDALLLERWTLQPVPRQSGDRFIEEKTLLLAMRSYVFFSQLSAWLSASHGIVPRNILYRISAADEDVVWQFSQPPSEHIFPVPNVSQSVALQVRVQSLPRQPTYPTLACSIHTGLPPLYSKTHSLSPDFNSHGGLPTLKKSQDPGKDNLLHNANIYSKSSNSMSGLLLNGLPIPNLPINNIPINSLPHTTVPHPFSKKSQEPADNHAYQNGELPQVNVPQRQGSPLFQRPSNSPTPSRSHSPSPLPASKAGKWLYSALNGSPDPAQVEDYGSGTNSSERSKGPPIPEPLRAFKSFSLAEPPRCPSPRPAATETNPLIGSLLQERQEVIARIAQRLNFCDPTAPPLPPGLFAPDNPPKAMWGSNHEDITATKTKEPEVPPYESVGRVWSSPFNSPMTDTSLGKRETSSPKPAACRKLRMTEMRDREEERNGEKDRDWEREKDRERERDSSLIAQAVQDITRLIQERLSVPSLSPMHSRSGSPLHHTHTTTVTHTVRTYSHTAHAPQPSHTATNGYTNGHTPSHELHRGGTHIAASHTPVCTDKPRVDPGAECHSPGAQNGAQFTLEEHSFRGQSHAGQRLRTPPLERRRVRSPSSHESPSASHALDTSPRHAQIFSWNHEKTSPATNCNRSHDPSGPRPQMQNCAFAEACGLQDENQAPSQSGGSSASSPDMTTPTVLRAQSPSPLRPCNSWKKQNRHSLDATATKAFHPCTGLPLLSSPVPQRKNQTGYFDLDTSLTGCKGLPWAFGKRVCPKREGYTDESQQLFSASAPPASLSLLGNFEECVLNYRLEPLGTVEGFTAEVGASGSFCPSHLTLPVDVSFYSVSDDNAPSPYMGVINLESLGKRGYRVPPSGTIQVTLFNPNKTVVKMFVVMYDLRAMPAGHQTFLRQRTFSVPVRRDTNNQTSRRPLALGQGRTLRYLVHLRFQSSKSGKIYLHRDIRLLFSRKSMEVDSGAAYELQSFTESPIDPPFSPRC from the exons ATGCAACAGAGGAGTTTTTCGAGTACGACGCAGAGGAGTTCCTGGTGTTCCTGACCTTGCTCATCACCGAGGGAAGGACACCGGAATATTCCGTGAAAGGAAGGACCGAGGGGCTGCACTGTCCGCCAGCCCAGTCGGCCATGCCTCCTCTCCACAAGCACGAATGCAGCGACAAACTGCCCCAG TGTCGGCAGGCGAGGCGAACCCGCTCTGAGGTCATCCTCCTTTGGAGAAACAGCATCCCCATCATGATCGAGGTCATGCTTCTGCCAGACTGTTGCTATGGTGACGAGTGCCCCCCGAGTGACCCCATCAGTGACCCGGTCATCAAACAAgatgctctgctgctggagagatGGACCCTGCAGCCTGTTCCAAGACA AAGCGGTGATCGTTTCATTGAGGAGAAGACCCTGCTGTTGGCCATGCGCTCTTACGTCTTCTTCTCGCAGCTCAGCGCTTGGCTCAGCGCCTCCCATGGCATCGTCCCCAGAAACATCCTGTACAG GATCAGTGCTGCTGATGAAGATGTGGTGTGGCAGTTTTCACAGCCGCCTTCAGAGCACATATTTCCCGTCCCCAACGTATCTCAAAGTGTTGCACTGCAAGTTCGTGTCCAGTCGCTGCCCCGACAGCCCACTTACCCCACCCTGGCCTGCAGCATCCACACCGGCCTTCCACCCCTTTATAGCAAGACCCACAGCCTCAGCCCAGACTTCAACAGCCATGGTGGACTGCCCACCCTCAAGAAGAGCCAGGACCCCGGCAAAGACAACCTCCTCCACAACGCGAACATCTACAGCAAGAGCTCCAACTCCATGTCCGGTCTTCTTCTCAACGGCTTACCCATTCCCAACCTTCCCATCAACAACATCCCCATCAACAGCCTTCCTCACACGACCGTGCCGCATCCGTTCAGCAAGAAGAGCCAGGAGCCGGCCGACAACCACGCGTACCAGAACGGAGAGCTTCCGCAGGTCAACGTCCCCCAGCGCCAGGGCTCCCCACTGTTCCAGAGGCCTTCCAACTCGCCCACTCCCTCCCGCTCCCACTCCCCCTCTCCGCTGCCCGCCAGTAAAGCAGGGAAGTGGCTGTACTCAGCCCTCAACGGTTCGCCTGATCCCGCACAAGTGGAGGACTACGGCTCTGGTACCAACAGCAGCGAGAGGTCAAAGGGTCCCCCCATCCCCGAGCCCCTGCGAGCTTTCAAGAGTTTCTCTTTGGCTGAGCCGCCCCGCTGCCCGTCCCCGAGGCCCGCCGCTACCGAGACAAACCCGCTGATTGgctccctgctgcaggagaGGCAGGAGGTCATTGCACGCATTGCACAAAGGCTCAACTTCTGTGATCCCAcggcgccgccgctcccgcCCGGCCTTTTTGCCCCTGACAACCCACCCAAAGCCATGTGGGGCAGTAACCATGAAGACATAACTGCCACTAAGACCAAAGAGCCCGAGGTACCGCCCTACGAGTCTGTGGGACGCGTTTGGAGCAGCCCCTTCAACTCGCCCATGACCGACACTTCTCTGGGTAAACGTGAGACTTCCTCCCCAaaacctgcagcctgcaggaagctgaggaTGACTGagatgagagacagagaggaggagaggaatggagagaaggacagagactgggagagagaaaaagacagggagagggagagagacagctCCCTCATAGCCCAGGCAGTGCAGGACATCACAAGACTCATTCAGGAGAGGCTGTCTGTCCCCTCTCTGTCCCCCATGCACAGCAGAAGTGGCAGCCcccttcatcacacacacaccaccacagtCACCCACACGGTCCGCACATACTCGCATACCGCGCACGCCCCGCAGCCCTCGCATACTGCCACCAACGGTTACACCAACGGCCACACGCCAAGCCACGAACTTCACAGAGGCGGCACGCACATCGCCGCCTCACACACGCCTGTTTGCACAGACAAGCCCAGAGTCGACCCGGGCGCCGAGTGCCACTCGCCCGGGGCCCAAAATGGTGCTCAGTTTACACTTGAAGAACACTCATTCAGGGGCCAGTCCCACGCCGGTCAGCGTTTACGGACTCCCCCGCTGGAAAGGCGGAGAGTCAGGTCACCCAGCAGCCATGAATCGCCCTCCGCCTCCCACGCCCTCGACACCAGCCCGAGGCACGCCCAGATTTTTAGCTGGAATCACGAAAAAACCAGCCCAGCCACGAACTGTAACAGAAGCCACGACCCCAGCGGGCCTCGGCCCCAGATGCAGAATTGTGCGTTTGCTGAGGCTTGCGGCCTCCAGGATGAGAACCAGGCCCCCTCGCAGTCTGGAGGCTCCAGCGCGTCCAGTCCAGACATGACGACTCCGACTGTCCTG AGAGCCCAAAGCCCCTCCCCCCTGCGTCCCtgcaacagctggaagaaacagaacCGCCACTCGTTAGATGCCACAGCGACCAAGGCCTTCCACCCCTGTACTGGCCTGCCTCTGCTCTCCAGCCCT GTTCCTCAGAGGAAAAATCAAACAGGCTACTTTGACCTGGACACCTCTCTGACTGGCTGTAAGGGTTTGCCTTGGGCCTTTGGGAAAAG GGTGTGTCCGAAGAGAGAGGGATATACCGATGAGTCACAGCAGCTGTTCAGTGCCAGCGCTCCACCTGCCAGTCTCAGCCTGCTGGGAAACTTCGAG GAGTGTGTTTTGAACTACCGCCTGGAGCCTTTAGGAACAGTGGAGGGCTTCACAGCTGAGGTTGGAGCCAGCGGATCCTTCTGCCCCAGTCACCTGACCTTACCTGTGGACGTGTCATTCTACAGCGTCTCTGACGACAACGCTCCCTCACCATATATG GGCGTGATAAACCTGGAGTCCCTGGGGAAAAGGGGCTACCGTGTACCCCCATCAGGAACCATACAAGTG ACCTTATTCAACCCTAACAAGACGGTGGTGAAGATGTTTGTAGTGATGTATGACCTACGAGCCATGCCAGCTGGACACCAGACCTTCCTACGCCAGAGGACCTTCTCTGTCCCCGTCCGCCGTGACACAAACAatcagaccagcaggaggcccCTCGCCCTGGGCCAGGGGCGCACCTTGCGCTACCTCGTTCACCTGAG GTTCCAGAGCTCCAAGTCTGGGAAGATCTACCTCCATAGGGACATCCGTCTGCTGTTTTCCAGGAAGTCCATGGAGGTGGATAGTGGTGCTGCCTACGAACTCCAGTCTTTCACAGAGTCCCCCATCGACCCACCGTTCTCCCCCCGCTGCTGA